One window of the Magnolia sinica isolate HGM2019 chromosome 19, MsV1, whole genome shotgun sequence genome contains the following:
- the LOC131235544 gene encoding nucleolar GTP-binding protein 1-like, protein MVQYNFKKITVVPSGKDFIDIILSRTQRQTPTVVHKGYAISRLRQFYMRKVKYTQQNFHEKLSTIIDEFPRLDDVHPFYGDLLHVLYNKDHYKLALGQINTARNLIGKIAKDYVRLLKYGDSLYRCKSLKVAALGRMCTVIKRVGPSLAYLEQIRQHMARLPSIDPNTRTILICGYPNVGKSSFINKITRADVDVQPYAFTTKSLFVGHTDYKYLRYQVIDTPGILDRPFEDRNIIEMCSITALAHLRAAVLFFLDVSGSCGYSIAQQAALFHSIKSLFMNKPLIIVCNKIDLQPLDGLPEEDIKLVSEMKAEAAKTVIGLGGEPNDDGVLLTMSTLTEDGVIAVKNAACERLLNQRVELKMKSKKINDCLNRFHVAMPKPRDGKERPPCIPQAVLEARARKNEEKEKRKLEKDLEDENGGAGVYSASLRKHYILEDEEWKEDLMPEILDGHNVYDFVDADILQRLEELEREEGLRLEGEAEEDDLEMEGKELTPEEQKALAEIRKKKSLLIQAHRIKKSTAESRPTVPRKFDKDKTFTSERMGRQLSSLGLDPTAAINRARGRSVSRGRKRERSLARGDDAMDMDIDQPNKKLRARSRSLSRSRSRSQSRPPSEVIPGEGFRDSAQKVKALKIAKKSVKARNKAARRGEADRVIPNLKPKHLFSGKRSIGKTDRR, encoded by the coding sequence ATGGTGCAATACAACTTCAAAAAGATTACGGTTGTGCCCTCAGGCAAGGACTTCATTGACATTATCCTGTCCCGCACGCAGCGACAGACTCCGACTGTAGTTCACAAGGGCTATGCAATATCTCGTCTCCGTCAGTTTTACATGCGAAAGGTGAAATACACACAACAGAATTTCCATGAGAAGCTGTCCACGATCATCGATGAATTCCCCCGGTTGGATGATGTCCACCCGTTTTATGGTGATCTCCTCCACGTTCTCTATAACAAGGACCATTACAAGCTCGCTCTGGGTCAGATCAACACAGCAAGAAACCTCATAGGAAAGATTGCGAAAGACTATGTGAGGCTGTTGAAATATGGGGATTCTCTTTATCGCTGCAAGTCTTTAAAAGTTGCTGCACTTGGTCGTATGTGCACGGTTATAAAGCGTGTTGGGCCTAGTTTGGCTTACTTGGAGCAGATTCGACAACACATGGCTAGGCTTCCCTCAATCGACCCGAACACACGAACAATCTTGATTTGTGGGTATCCGAATGTGGGCAAGAGCTCTTTTATCAACAAGATTACTAGGGCTGATGTGGACGTCCAGCCATATGCCTTCACCACGAAGTCCCTCTTTGTTGGCCACACTGATTATAAGTATCTGAGGTACCAAGTGATAGACACACCGGGGATTTTGGATCGACCATTCGAGGATAGGAATATAATAGAGATGTGCAGTATTACAGCTTTGGCGCATTTGAGAGCGGCTGTATTGTTTTTCTTGGATGTCTCAGGTTCATGCGGGTACAGCATCGCCCAACAGGCGGCCCTCTTCCATAGCATCAAGTCGTTGTTTATGAACAAACCATTGATCATCGTCTGCAACAAGATTGATTTGCAGCCATTGGATGGGCTTCCAGAGGAAGACATAAAGTTGGTTTCGGAGATGAAAGCCGAAGCTGCAAAGACAGTAATAGGTCTGGGTGGTGAACCGAATGATGATGGTGTCCTTTTGACCATGAGTACTTTGACCGAGGATGGAGTGATTGCGGTGAAGAATGCGGCCTGCGAGAGGCTGTTGAACCAAAGGGTAGAGTTGAAGATGAAATCCAAGAAGATCAATGATTGTTTGAATCGGTTTCATGTGGCAATGCCGAAGCCTCGTGATGGGAAAGAACGACCTCCTTGTATACCTCAGGCAGTTCTGGAAGCCAGAGCGAGGAAGAatgaggagaaggagaagaggaaGCTCGAGAAAGATTTGGAAGATGAGAATGGAGGAGCTGGTGTATACTCTGCTAGTCTGAGGAAGCATTATATCTTGGAAGATGAAGAGTGGAAGGAAGATTTGATGCCGGAAATTCTAGATGGTCACAATGTCTACGATTTTGTTGATGCAGATATCTTGCAGAGACTTGAAGAGTTGGAGAGAGAGGAGGGTCTTCGGCTTGAAGGGGAGGCTGAAGAGGATGATTTGGAGATGGAGGGTAAGGAATTGACTCCCGAGGAGCAGAAAGCATTGGCTGAGATTCGGAAAAAGAAAAGCTTGCTCATTCAAGCGCATAGAATCAAGAAGAGCACCGCAGAAAGCCGCCCCACGGTACCGAGGAAGTTTGACAAAGATAAGACATTCACATCTGAGAGAATGGGGAGGCAGCTGTCGTCGTTGGGTTTGGATCCCACTGCAGCTATCAATAGGGCCCGTGGTAGGTCTGTTTCAAGAGGTCGGAAGAGGGAGAGATCactggcaaggggtgatgatgcgATGGATATGGATATTGATCAACCCAACAAGAAGCTAAGGGCACGTTCACGGTCACTGTCAAGGTCAAGGTCAAGGTCACAATCACGACCGCCTAGTGAAGTCATTCCAGGAGAGGGCTTCAGGGACTCAGCCCAAAAGGTCAAGGCGCTGAAGATTGCGAAGAAATCGGTCAAGGCAAGAAACAAGGCTGCTCGCCGTGGAGAGGCAGATAGAGTTATTCCCAACCTGAAACCGAAGCATTTGTTCTCTGGAAAGCGCTCGATTGGAAAAACTGATAGACGTTAA
- the LOC131234560 gene encoding aldehyde oxidase GLOX1-like — protein sequence MPIGLQRYRPQDRLHCPLPHIRWELARNPITTPVLYRPSDPVGHRFQILSPSPIARLYHSSAVVLPDGRILVGGSNPHMRYNFTGIDYPTELSIEAFSPPYLDMQYAQLRPQITFTVPNQVIWYGQPITINFLLRSYMPQSGLSVTMLALSFTTHSTAMSQRLLMLKVTRVVQAPPLMYQVNAIGPPTAAIAPPGYYMLFVVHAGIPSPGIWVRMQ from the coding sequence ATGCCGATTGGACTCCAACGATACCGCCCTCAAGATCGACTGCACTGCCCACTCCCTCACATACGATGGGAGCTGGCGCGGAACCCGATCACCACACCCGTTCTTTATCGTCCATCTGATCCAGTGGGCCACCGGTTCCAGATCCTAAGTCCATCGCCAATCGCTAGGCTATACCATTCATCAGCTGTCGTGCTTCCTGACGGTCGGATCCTCGTTGGGGGCAGCAACCCTCATATGCGTTACAACTTCACTGGTATAGATTACCCGACAGAGCTCAGCATCGAAGCGTTTTCGCCGCCCTACCTTGATATGCAATACGCTCAGTTAAGGCCACAGATCACATTCACTGTGCCCAACCAAGTCATATGGTATGGCCAGCCGATCACCATCAATTTTTTATTGAGGTCCTACATGCCGCAATCTGGACTGTCCGTTACAATGCTGGCCCTGTCATTCACAACGCATTCTACTGCGATGAGTCAGAGATTGCTGATGTTGAAGGTGACGCGGGTGGTGCAGGCACCACCCTTGATGTATCAGGTGAACGCAATTGGACCGCCAACAGCTGCGATCGCACCGCCTGGCTACTACATGCTATTTGTTGTGCATGCAGGGATTCCCAGCCCTGGAATATGGGTGAGGATGcagtga